Genomic window (Pseudothauera hydrothermalis):
TGGCGTCCAAAGTCTCGACCTGCTGGCGCGAGACCGGGTCCTTGATCCCCTCTTCCCAGTGATCGGTGGGCGTGTTGTGGTCGGCGGTGGCGACGATCGATGAGACGCGCCATGGCTTGCGCCCTGCAAGTTTGAGTCCTTCAAAAGCCTGCGGACTGGTCACTTCATGCACCAGGTGGCGATCGATGTAAATCAGCGCCGTGCCGTCGGCCTCCTGGTGGACGACATGACTCGACCAGAGCTTTTCGTACAGCGTTTGGGGTGCCATCCGTTGTGTTCCGCGCAAAAGTAAAGGTTTTGATTATTTCACAGGGTCGTTTGGCTGAATAGCCGGCAGACCCGCGGCATTACCGGTGTCCGCCAGCCTGCTGATAAAGCGGCATCACCCGTTGGGCGTAGTCTTGGAGGTCGCGCCGACGGCTGGCATGAGAGGGGTGAGTGGATAGCCACTCGGGCGGAGCGGCCGCCGAACGTGCAGCCATTTTGTCCCACAGCGTCAACGCGGCTCGGGGATCGAAACCGGCACGCGCGGCCAGTTCGATGCCGATACGGTCTGCCTCGGTCTCATGCAGGCGGGAGTTGGGTAATTCAAAAGTCACCTTGGCGATCTCCCCCATCAGGCTTTGGCCGGCCTCACCAACTCCCAGCAACGCGCCAGCCAACGATACGCCAAGGCCGGTGGCCACCGACTTTGAGATGCGTTCGCGCGCATGCTCCCGCAGCGCGTGCGCGATTTCGTGCCCCATCACGGCGGCAATTTCGTCGTCGGTGAGCCGGAGCTGATCGATCAGTCCGGTATAGATGGCGATCTTACCGCCTGCCATGCACCAGGCGTTGAGCGCCTTGGCGCTCAAGACATTGACTTCCCATGACCAGCCCGGCGCATCCTGACGGAACACGCCCGTCTGGGCAATCAGCCGATTGGCGATGCGGCGCACCCGCTGGACGGTATCCGCATCACGATTGAGTGCGTTTTGCTGACGCGCTTGGGCCAGTATCTGCTGATACTGCCGGGCCGATGCCTGCTCGACCTCGCGTGCCGAAACCATCATCATCTGTTCGCGCTCGACACCCACCGCCCCACCTCCGGTGGTTCGTACCGTCTGACACGCCACGGCCATGGTTGCGGCCAACAGGGCCGGCAGCGCGTTGCGCCACAACGCTTGCATACGCCTTCTCCTCAGTCCTTTGCGGGCATCGACGGCAACACAGGCCGCCAACCTTTGATGAGCCAAAGCAGGCCGGCGAGCGCAAACGCCGAACCCAGGCTGTAGGTCCAAGCCGACCCGATCGCATCCCAGGTCAGGCCGCTCAACAAACCGCCAAACATCCCTCCGGCACCAAACGACAGGCTGCCGTAAAGCGCCTGGCCGCGGGATTGCAGTTTGCCGGGAAACCACTGGTTGATCGCGGCGATGGCTGCCGCGTGATAGGCGCCAAAGGTTGCCCCGTGCAGCAGCTGGGCCAATACCAAGAGCGCAAGACTGCCCACGCCCCAGCCGATCAGCAAAAAACGCAGCACTGCCGCGGTAAACGAGACCAGCAACATGGCGCGCAAGGTGTAGCGCTTCATCAGCCGCGGCATGAAGAGGAAAACGACGATCTCGGCCACCACGCCCAGGGTCCACATCCACCCGACCAAAGCCTTCCCATAGCCGTTATCGACCAGGTGGATGGAATAGAACACATACAATGCGCCATGCGCGGCCGACATGAAAAAGCACGCCCCCAGCAGGGCGCGCACCTCAGCGCGCGCCAGAACTTGGCGCAAACTCATCGGCACCCGCTGCACGGCAGGCGGTGCGGCATCCGGCACCAAGAAAGCGCACAGCACGATGCCGGCCAGCACCAAGGCGGTCATCCACAATGTGGCCGTGATCGGCAGATCCTCCAGTGCATGGCCTATACCCAGCACCGCGACGATAAAACCGACCGAACCCCATACCCGGATGCTTGCATACCGATGCCCCTGGTCGCCCAGGTGGCTGAAAGTCACGCTTTCGATCAGCGGCAACGCAGCGCTCCAGAAAAAAGCCATCAGCGCCATGCCAACGAAAATGCCGGCAAACTCGGTGGTCAGAAAGAACAGCCCAAAACCGGCCAGACTTGCCACGGCCGACAAGCGCACGATCAACACCGGCACGCCGACACGCTCGGCCAGCCAGCCCCACAGATTGGGCGCCAGGATGCGCATGACCTGCATCAGCGACATCAAAATCGCGATGTCGGCCGCCGTAAACTGCAGCGACTGCAAGTAAAGCGTGAAATACGGCGAGAACGCGCCGACAAAGCCGAAATAGAAAAAGTAGTAAGCCGACAGGCGCCAATAGGGCAGCATCCGGCAAACGGCCGTATCAGGTGCGCGGACTGGGAACCGCCTGCACACCGTGCGGCGCCAGCCCGGCGATCTTGGGCGTGGCCGTGCTCACCTCGGCGCATTGCGCACGCTGGCGCAAGGCGTGATCGATCAGCACCAGTGCCAGCATGGCCTCGGCAATCGGCGCCGCGCGGATGCCGACGCAAGGGTCGTGGCGGCCATGGGTGGCCACGGCCACAGGGTGCCCCTGTTTGTCGATCGACCGGCGCTCGATGCGAATGCTGGAGGTCGGCTTGATCGCCACACTGACCAGAATGTCCTGGCCGGTGGAAATGCCACCCAGCACGCCACCGGCGTTGTTGGACAAAAAACCATCCGGCGTCAGTTCGTCGCCGTGCTCGGAGCCACGCTGGGTGACACAGGCAAAGCCGGCGCCGATTTCCACCCCCTTGACCGCGTTGATGCCCATCATTGCATGGGCGATGTCAGCATCCAGACGGTCATAGACCGGCTCGCCCCAGCCCACCGGCACGCCGGAGGCGATCACGTTGATGCGCGCGCCTATGGAATCGCCCGACTTGCGCAAGGCGTCCATATAGGCTTCGAGTTCGGGCACGATGGCCGCGTTGGGCGCAAAAAAGGGATTGTCCATCTCGTCCCAGGACACGAAAGGGATGACGATCGGTCCAAGCTGCGCCATCCAGCCGCGAATCACGATTCCGTAGCGCTCATACAGCCACTTGCGGGCCACTGCGCCGGCCGCTACCCGCACCGCGGTCTCACGCGCCGAAGAACGCCCGCCGCCGCGGTAGTCGCGGATGCCGTATTTCTGCCAGTAAGGGTAATCCGCGTGCCCCGGACGGAAGGTTTCAGAGATGTTGCCGTAGTCCTTGGAGCGCTGATCCTGATTACGGATCAGCAATGCAATCGGAGTGCCAGTGGTCACTCCTTCGAACACACCGGAGAGAATCTCCACCTCGTCGGGCTCGCGGCGCTGGGTGACATGGCGGGACGTGCCCGGTTTGCGCCGATCCAGTTCAGCCTGGATGTCGGCGGCTTTCAAGGCCAGCCCCGGCGGACAACCGTCGATTACGCACCCGATCGCGGGGCCATGGGATTCACCGAAAGACGTAACCGTAAACAGTCTGCCGAAAGTGTTGCCGGACATCGCGGACTCGTGTTCAAGAATGCGGGCGCGGGGCGGCCGAGTGTAGCACAGTGCCCCGCTACGCCCTGGACTGCCCGAAGGGCTTAGCGGAAAAAATCCTCCAGACGCTCGAAAACTTCGTGCTCTGCGCCATGACGACGCACCGAAAGCACGTCTTGCAGTTTTTCGACTTGGCGAATCATCTGCTCCAGGCGCTGATCTTCATACACCAGCAACCAAATACGGCTGCGCCTGCCATCGGAGACCGGCATGCACAAAATGCCCTCGACATTGAACGCGCGCCGGGCGAAAAGGTTGCAGATATGGCTCATCACGCCAGGATGATTGTTCACATCGATTTCCAGGATCACCTTGGCAAAGCCGGACTGCTGCAATGGTTCAGCGACTTGTTCGATCATGGTCAACCTCCGATCATTTCCGTGTTGGCCGCGCCCGGCGGCACCATGGGATAGACGAACTGCTCGCGGTCGATGGATACATGGATCAGGCACGGGCCTGGCGTTGCAAGCGCCTGCGCCAGCGTGCCGCGCGGATTGGCCGCGGTATCGAGATCGACCGCCGGCACACCGAAACCTTCGGCAATCTTCACGAAGTCCGGCGTACCCCGGTACTTGGAGGCGAACACGCGTTTGCCGTAGAACAGGTTTTGCTGCTGGTACACCAGGCCCAGCGAGTTGTTGTTCATCAGCACGATCTTCACGTTGAGCCATTCCTCGGCCAGGGTGGCAAGTTCCTGGATGTTCATCTTGAAACTGCCGTCGCCTGAAAAACACACCACGGTACGCTCGGGGGCGGCCAACGCGGCACCGATGGCCGCTGGAACACCAAAACCCATGGTCCCCAGGCCACCGGAAGTCAACCACTGGCGCGGGCGGCGGAAGGGATAGGCTTGAGCCACCCACATCTGATGCTGGCCGACATCGGTGGTCACCACGGCGTCGTCGCCCACCGCGGCGGCCACCGCACGCACCAGGCCGTAGTGGCTGCGCGGATCGTCTTGCTCGGCCCACTCTACCGGGAAGCGGCTCTTGAGGCTTTCCACATGGGAGAGCCAGCGCTTGCGCAGCTGCGCCTGAACACGCGGCAGCAAAGCCTCCAGCACCTGGACCACGTCGCCGTTGATGGCCACGTGCGCCTGCCGGATTTTGTGCAGTTCCGAACGGTCGACATCGATATGAACGACCTTGGCTTTGGGGCAGAACTGCGACGCCTTGCCGATGGCACGATCATCGAAGCGCGCGCCGACGCAAACCAGCAAATCGGCCTCCTCCAGCACGAAGTTGGTGTAGCGTGCGGCATGCATGCCCAGCATGCCGATCGACAGCGGATGATCCATCGGCATCGCCCCCAGAGCCATCAGCGTCATTGTCGTCGGCAGGCCGGCCTGCTCGGCCAACGACACCGCCTGTCGGGCGGCGCCGGAATGGATCACCCCACCGCCAAGGTAGAGCACCGGCTGCTCGGCGTCGTTGATCAGCCTGGCGGCTTCTTCGATTGCTGCCATGTCCAACACAGGTCGCGGCTCGGGCATGGCCACCGGCGGAAAGTCGTCCAGTACGATGCGCGCGTTCTGCACATCCTTGGGCACATCGACCAAAACCGGACCAGGCCGGCCGGACATGGCGATACGAAAGGCAGCGGGAATGACTTCGGGCAGCTCTTCGACCGAACGCACCAGGAAATTGTGCTTGGTGATCGGCACGGTCATGCCGTAGATATCGACTTCCTGAAAGGCGTCGGTGCCGATCATCGACAACGGCACCTGACCGGTGATCGCCACCAGCGGGATCGAGTCCAGCCGAGCATCGGCGATTGCGGTGACCAGATTGGTGGCTCCCGGACCACTGGAGGCAAAACACACCTCCGGCCGCCCGGACACCCGCGCCATACCCTGCGCAATGAAGCCAGCGCCCTGCTCATGGCGTGCCAAAATGTGACGAATCGAGGCGCTGCCGGACAGCGCATCGTACAACGGCAAAATGGCGCCACCGGGAATGCCGGCGACGGTACGCACGCCTTGGCGTTCGAGCAGGCGCACGATCAGCTCGGCGCCGGTCATTTGTATCATTTTTAATCTCCTGGAAGAGTCCGCAGCGTCAAGACCGGCGGCACAACAAAAAACCCCCGCCGGCCTGCGCGCCGACGGGGGTTTTGGATTCGGTGATCTGCCTGTTTTCCTGTCCCGCTACGACGCGCAACCGCCTACGCGTACTACTACACGTACCGACAGAACTACAGCGAGGGCGCGCTTAAAGAAGGACATCGGGCTTTCTTGACAGATCAAGGCGCTCATCAAATCACGAATCACGGCACATGGCAAGACCTTTGCGCTTCTGCGTGGGCCGCTCATGACCAGACGGTCGCAACATCAGCCACCATGCGCCGACTCATCACGCAGCGCCCTGCGCAAAATCTTGCCGACGTTGGTCTTGGGCAGTTCATCCCTGAATTCCACATGGTGCGGCACCTTGTAACCGGTCAGATTCTTTCGGCAATGCGCCACGATCTCCTCGGCAGTCAGCGCTGGGTCTTTCTTCACCACAAATACCTTGACAGCCTCCCCACTACGCTCATCCGGCACGCCAACCGCAGCCACTTCCAGCACCCCGGGATGGCTGGCCACCACATCTTCGACCTCGTTCGGATACACGTTGAAACCGGAGACCAGGATCATGTCCTTCTTTCGGTCCACCAAGCGTATGAAACCCCGCTCATCCATCACCGCGATGTCGCCAGTGCGGAAAAATCCGTCCGCGGTAAACGCCCGTGCGCTGTCCTCGGGGCGATTCCAGTAACCCTTCATGACCTGCGGGCCACGCACGCACAGTTCGCCGCGCTGCCCCAGGGCCACTTCATTGCCTTCGTCATCGCGAATACTGACTTCGGTTGACGGCACCGGCAGCCCTATGGAGTGATTGAATTCAGTCAAGTCGAGCGGGTTGATGGTCACCGCGGGCGAGGTTTCGGTCAGGCCGTAGGCTTCGTAGAGCACTTTGCCGGTCACCTGTTTCCACTTGTCGGCCACCGCCTGCTGCACCGCCATGCCTCCGCCGAGCGCAATCTTGAATCGGGAAAAATCGAGCTTGGCGAAATCCGCATTGTTGAGCAGCGCGTTGAACAGCGTATTGACCCCGGTGATCACGGTAAAAGGATGCTTGGCGAGTTCCTTGACGAAACCGGGAATGTCCCGCGGATTGGTGATCAGCACATTGGTGGCGCCGATCTTGAAAAAAGTCAGGCAGTTCGCGGTGAGCGAAAAAATGTGATAGAGCGGCAAGGCGGTGATGATTACCTCTTCGCCTTCTTTCACATAGGGTTTGATCCAGGCGTGGGCCTGTTGAAGGTTGCCGACGATGTTTCCATGCGTGAGCACCGCCCCTTTGGCCACGCCAGTGGTGCCACCGGTGTATTGCAAGAAGGCGATGTCGTCATGCCCGAGTTCGACCGGTAAGATCGTGTGCCGCGCGCCTCGTTCGAGTGCAGCCATAAAGCGCACATGGCCAGGGATGTGCCAGGCGGGCACCATCTTCTTGATCCGCCGCACCACGAAATTGACGATGACGCGCTTGGGAAACCCGAGCATCTCTCCAAGACTGGTCACAATGACATGCCGCACCGGCACCTTGGGCAACACCTGCTCCAGGGTGTGAGCGAAATTCTCCAGGATCACAATCGCATCCGCGCCGGAATCCTTGAGCTGGTGTTCCAATTCCCGCGCGGTATATAGCGGGTTGACATTGACCACCGTATAGCCGCCGCGCAGACTGCCAAACATGGCAATCGGGTACTGCAGCAAGTTGGGCATCATCAGTGCCACCCGCGCACCGCGTGGCAAACGCAACTCACTTTGCAAAAAGGCGGCAAACCTTGCCGACAGGCGATCGAGCTCTTCATAGCTGATCGCCTTGCCCATGTTGATGTAGGCGGTGCGGCTGGCGTACTTGCGCACGCTTTGTTCGAACAAGTCGGCCAGCGACGCAAACTGATGATGATCGATCTCGGCGGGCACGCCCGGGGGATAGCTCTTCAGCCAGATCTTGTCCAAGTTGTCTCCTCCTGATGTTGGAAAATGCCAATACCACATGCCCACATGTGGCGAGTGCACCGCCCTCCCGAGGCGTCACGGATGCCCGATGCGGCACCCTGTCTTCCAACCGACTTCTGTCCGTAAGAGGCCCGGACTGTTGTAATTGTTCTCACGGCCCAAACGCGCACCCTTGCGGTACGCGTCGTCCGTGGGCTGTTCAATTTTGCTCGCCGCTGTCTGTCGGCCAGTTGCGGATATAGTTTTTCAGCATGCGATTTTCAAAGCTTTGCTCTTCGAGCACCGCTTTGGCCACGTCGTGGAACGACACCACGCCCAACAAGGTGCTGCCGTCCATGACCGGCAGGTAGCGTTGGTGACGATCGACCATCAGACGTCTCAGCTCGTCCATTTCCATGTTGGGCGAAGCGGCCAGCGGGTCGCGCAGCATTGCCTGTTCGACCGTCATCTCTTGCCACTTTGCGCCGCCCGCATGGACCGCACCGAGCACTTCGCGGAAGGTGAGCATCCCCGTCATCCGACCTTGATCGAAAACCACCAGCGAGCCGACATCCTGTTCGGTCATAATGGCGACAGCCTCGGCCAAGCTGCGGCCCGGTGCGATGGTATAGAGCACCTTGCCTTTGATGGCGAGAATTTCGCTGACGAGCATACCCATTGATGTGAAGCTCCGGTAGTGAGGATGTCGAGCGCCATGTTAGTGCATCGCCGGCGGGACTGGAAGTATCCGCGCAAGATTGCTACGACACCGCCGTTTTTCGCGCCTGCTGTCTTTCAACCTGCGCCGCTAGCGCTTCAACTGATCGAGTTTATTCTTGACTGTCGCCCACTGCTCCGCGTCCGGCAAGGGGTCTTTACGCTCGATGATCGGCCGCCACTTTTTAGACAACTCGGCATTCAGGGCAATGAAATGCTCCTGTCCGGCCGGCACATCGTCCTCGGCATAAATGGCCTCAACAGGGCACTCGGCCACGCACAGGGTACAGTCGATACACTCGTCCGGGTCGATCACCAGGAAATTTTCGCCCTCCCGAAAGCAGTCGACCGGACAGACGTCGACACAATCGGTATATTTGCAACGAATGCAAGATTCGGTCACGACATAAGCCATTTCGTCTTTCTCCGTGGGTACCGCCCAATGGAAACCGCCCCATCGAGCGACGATGCACTATAGTTCAACCGGGCGCATTTTTGCCACGAACCACGCCGCGTATCGGTCGCCGACGTCCAGATTTTCTTGACGCGCGCCCCGGGTTCGCATAAGTTTCGCAAAACTTTCCGCACGACCTCAGTCTTGGTCCTGCCTCGCGGGCCGCTCCCCTGGCCACGCCCCAGCGATTTGTTCTGAACAGCCATCCCTGATGTGAGGAATCATGAGTGAGCACATCCATTACGTGACCGACAGCAATTTCGAGTCCGAAGTGCTGCAGTCGCAAATGCCGGTTCTGGTGGACTATTGGGCCGAATGGTGCGGCCCCTGCAAGATGATTGCGCCGATCCTTGACGAAGTCGCCAAGGAATACGCAGGCAAGCTCAAAGTCGCCAAACTGAACATCGACGAGAACCAGGAAACACCCGCCAAGTTCGGCATTCGCGGCATCCCCACGCTGATGCTTTTCAAGGCCGGCAACGTTGAAGCCACCAAGGTTGGCGCTTTGTCCAAATCGCAACTGACAGCTTTCATTGACAGCAATCTCTGACCCCGCCACGCCGGAGATCGCTCCGGCCACGCCTCGCGGCGCCCTACAGCCTCCCCGCCGCCGCAGCCGGCGCCGCGAAGAGCACGCCACCTCGGCGTCCTGTCCCGATCCAATCACCGAAGCACCATCCATACCCGTTACCATGCATCTATCGGAGCTCAAGGCCCTCCACGTCAGTGAATTGCTGGAAATGGCCGTCGCCAATGAAATCGACGGCGCCAACCGGCTGCGTAAGCAGGAGTTGGTATTCGCCCTGCTAAAAAACCGGGCCAAAAAGGGGGAGCCGATCTACGGCGACGGCGCGTTGGAAGTATTGCCCGATGGTTTCGGCTTCCTGCGCTCTCCGGAGGCCTCATACCTGGCAGGCACCGACGACATCTACGTCTCACCCTCGCAAATCCGTCGCTTCAACCTTCATACCGGCGACACCATCGAGGGCGAGATCCGCACTCCCAAGGATGGCGAGCGCTACTTTGCGCTGGTCAAGTTGGACAAGATCAACGGC
Coding sequences:
- a CDS encoding M48 family metallopeptidase — protein: MQALWRNALPALLAATMAVACQTVRTTGGGAVGVEREQMMMVSAREVEQASARQYQQILAQARQQNALNRDADTVQRVRRIANRLIAQTGVFRQDAPGWSWEVNVLSAKALNAWCMAGGKIAIYTGLIDQLRLTDDEIAAVMGHEIAHALREHARERISKSVATGLGVSLAGALLGVGEAGQSLMGEIAKVTFELPNSRLHETEADRIGIELAARAGFDPRAALTLWDKMAARSAAAPPEWLSTHPSHASRRRDLQDYAQRVMPLYQQAGGHR
- a CDS encoding MFS transporter yields the protein MLPYWRLSAYYFFYFGFVGAFSPYFTLYLQSLQFTAADIAILMSLMQVMRILAPNLWGWLAERVGVPVLIVRLSAVASLAGFGLFFLTTEFAGIFVGMALMAFFWSAALPLIESVTFSHLGDQGHRYASIRVWGSVGFIVAVLGIGHALEDLPITATLWMTALVLAGIVLCAFLVPDAAPPAVQRVPMSLRQVLARAEVRALLGACFFMSAAHGALYVFYSIHLVDNGYGKALVGWMWTLGVVAEIVVFLFMPRLMKRYTLRAMLLVSFTAAVLRFLLIGWGVGSLALLVLAQLLHGATFGAYHAAAIAAINQWFPGKLQSRGQALYGSLSFGAGGMFGGLLSGLTWDAIGSAWTYSLGSAFALAGLLWLIKGWRPVLPSMPAKD
- the aroC gene encoding chorismate synthase, translating into MSGNTFGRLFTVTSFGESHGPAIGCVIDGCPPGLALKAADIQAELDRRKPGTSRHVTQRREPDEVEILSGVFEGVTTGTPIALLIRNQDQRSKDYGNISETFRPGHADYPYWQKYGIRDYRGGGRSSARETAVRVAAGAVARKWLYERYGIVIRGWMAQLGPIVIPFVSWDEMDNPFFAPNAAIVPELEAYMDALRKSGDSIGARINVIASGVPVGWGEPVYDRLDADIAHAMMGINAVKGVEIGAGFACVTQRGSEHGDELTPDGFLSNNAGGVLGGISTGQDILVSVAIKPTSSIRIERRSIDKQGHPVAVATHGRHDPCVGIRAAPIAEAMLALVLIDHALRQRAQCAEVSTATPKIAGLAPHGVQAVPSPRT
- the ilvN gene encoding acetolactate synthase small subunit, coding for MIEQVAEPLQQSGFAKVILEIDVNNHPGVMSHICNLFARRAFNVEGILCMPVSDGRRSRIWLLVYEDQRLEQMIRQVEKLQDVLSVRRHGAEHEVFERLEDFFR
- the ilvB gene encoding acetolactate synthase large subunit, producing MIQMTGAELIVRLLERQGVRTVAGIPGGAILPLYDALSGSASIRHILARHEQGAGFIAQGMARVSGRPEVCFASSGPGATNLVTAIADARLDSIPLVAITGQVPLSMIGTDAFQEVDIYGMTVPITKHNFLVRSVEELPEVIPAAFRIAMSGRPGPVLVDVPKDVQNARIVLDDFPPVAMPEPRPVLDMAAIEEAARLINDAEQPVLYLGGGVIHSGAARQAVSLAEQAGLPTTMTLMALGAMPMDHPLSIGMLGMHAARYTNFVLEEADLLVCVGARFDDRAIGKASQFCPKAKVVHIDVDRSELHKIRQAHVAINGDVVQVLEALLPRVQAQLRKRWLSHVESLKSRFPVEWAEQDDPRSHYGLVRAVAAAVGDDAVVTTDVGQHQMWVAQAYPFRRPRQWLTSGGLGTMGFGVPAAIGAALAAPERTVVCFSGDGSFKMNIQELATLAEEWLNVKIVLMNNNSLGLVYQQQNLFYGKRVFASKYRGTPDFVKIAEGFGVPAVDLDTAANPRGTLAQALATPGPCLIHVSIDREQFVYPMVPPGAANTEMIGG
- the fadD gene encoding long-chain-fatty-acid--CoA ligase FadD, producing the protein MDKIWLKSYPPGVPAEIDHHQFASLADLFEQSVRKYASRTAYINMGKAISYEELDRLSARFAAFLQSELRLPRGARVALMMPNLLQYPIAMFGSLRGGYTVVNVNPLYTARELEHQLKDSGADAIVILENFAHTLEQVLPKVPVRHVIVTSLGEMLGFPKRVIVNFVVRRIKKMVPAWHIPGHVRFMAALERGARHTILPVELGHDDIAFLQYTGGTTGVAKGAVLTHGNIVGNLQQAHAWIKPYVKEGEEVIITALPLYHIFSLTANCLTFFKIGATNVLITNPRDIPGFVKELAKHPFTVITGVNTLFNALLNNADFAKLDFSRFKIALGGGMAVQQAVADKWKQVTGKVLYEAYGLTETSPAVTINPLDLTEFNHSIGLPVPSTEVSIRDDEGNEVALGQRGELCVRGPQVMKGYWNRPEDSARAFTADGFFRTGDIAVMDERGFIRLVDRKKDMILVSGFNVYPNEVEDVVASHPGVLEVAAVGVPDERSGEAVKVFVVKKDPALTAEEIVAHCRKNLTGYKVPHHVEFRDELPKTNVGKILRRALRDESAHGG
- a CDS encoding CBS domain-containing protein, with product MLVSEILAIKGKVLYTIAPGRSLAEAVAIMTEQDVGSLVVFDQGRMTGMLTFREVLGAVHAGGAKWQEMTVEQAMLRDPLAASPNMEMDELRRLMVDRHQRYLPVMDGSTLLGVVSFHDVAKAVLEEQSFENRMLKNYIRNWPTDSGEQN
- the fdxA gene encoding ferredoxin FdxA yields the protein MAYVVTESCIRCKYTDCVDVCPVDCFREGENFLVIDPDECIDCTLCVAECPVEAIYAEDDVPAGQEHFIALNAELSKKWRPIIERKDPLPDAEQWATVKNKLDQLKR
- the trxA gene encoding thioredoxin TrxA; translation: MSEHIHYVTDSNFESEVLQSQMPVLVDYWAEWCGPCKMIAPILDEVAKEYAGKLKVAKLNIDENQETPAKFGIRGIPTLMLFKAGNVEATKVGALSKSQLTAFIDSNL